The proteins below are encoded in one region of Bacteroides uniformis:
- a CDS encoding BT4734/BF3469 family protein, producing the protein MPKSFKMSLFMPPISPMKDGATRKIVKSATLTPLRTLELNEVYQLITANKRLITLTQAIREAALQGDDNNCRMLKQQTLPYVTPCGVFTRRRSDCLKLPSGLVVVDVDHLDSPDEAGRLKQLLFKDPYLAPVLVFISPTGRGVKAFVPCPIGKDSTEAVRWAMNYVHCMYDAENTQPGKGVDTSGKDLVRACFLCHDPKALLRKVVNFEL; encoded by the coding sequence ATGCCAAAATCTTTTAAAATGTCGCTTTTCATGCCACCCATCTCACCGATGAAGGACGGAGCGACCAGGAAAATCGTGAAAAGCGCCACGCTTACCCCCCTGCGTACTTTAGAACTGAACGAAGTTTACCAACTCATCACAGCCAACAAACGGCTGATCACCCTAACACAAGCCATCCGCGAAGCTGCCCTACAAGGCGATGATAACAACTGCCGGATGCTGAAACAGCAAACCTTACCCTACGTCACCCCCTGCGGCGTATTCACCCGACGACGGAGCGACTGCCTAAAGCTACCCTCCGGACTGGTGGTGGTGGACGTAGACCATCTCGACTCACCTGACGAAGCCGGACGCCTGAAGCAACTACTGTTCAAAGACCCTTACCTCGCACCGGTACTGGTGTTCATCAGCCCTACCGGACGAGGTGTAAAGGCTTTTGTACCCTGCCCTATCGGAAAAGACAGCACGGAGGCGGTGCGCTGGGCCATGAACTACGTCCACTGCATGTATGACGCAGAAAACACACAACCCGGAAAAGGAGTGGACACTTCGGGGAAAGACCTCGTACGCGCCTGTTTCCTCTGCCATGACCCGAAAGCACTGCTCAGAAAAGTTGTGAACTTCGAATTATGA
- a CDS encoding pyridoxal-phosphate-dependent aminotransferase family protein yields MMLENERLVKKFANATKDSKVVFMTCSGSGGMEAAIINCLTPQDKALVINGGSFGERFVELLTLHKIPFTEIKLKYGRALKPEHLAEYESKGYTTFLMQKHETFTGVHYDINLVSDFCKRNNCFLIVDIISTFLCDSFDMVAMDVGVMITGSQKALACAPGIAVMLLAPSAIKRIEKVQCCCQYLDLKLALKNMERGQTPCTPAVGILRQINVRLKEIESAGGAEVEIARCAELAKYFRDKLVKNNLPLF; encoded by the coding sequence ATGATGCTTGAGAATGAGCGCCTTGTTAAGAAATTTGCTAATGCGACTAAAGATAGTAAGGTTGTTTTCATGACATGTTCTGGCTCTGGTGGTATGGAGGCTGCCATCATAAATTGCCTTACGCCACAGGATAAGGCTCTTGTAATCAATGGTGGTAGCTTTGGTGAGCGTTTTGTGGAATTGCTTACCCTTCATAAAATTCCTTTTACGGAAATTAAGCTTAAGTATGGTAGAGCTTTGAAGCCTGAACATCTTGCTGAATATGAGAGCAAGGGTTACACTACTTTCCTTATGCAGAAGCACGAAACTTTTACGGGGGTACATTACGATATCAATCTTGTTTCTGATTTTTGCAAACGTAATAATTGTTTCTTGATTGTTGATATAATCTCTACCTTCCTTTGCGATTCATTTGATATGGTGGCAATGGATGTAGGGGTGATGATTACTGGAAGTCAGAAGGCTCTTGCTTGCGCTCCGGGTATTGCAGTTATGCTTCTTGCTCCTTCGGCTATTAAACGTATAGAAAAGGTCCAATGTTGCTGTCAGTATCTTGATTTGAAGCTTGCTCTTAAAAATATGGAGAGAGGGCAGACTCCTTGTACTCCTGCTGTTGGTATCCTTCGTCAAATTAATGTCCGTTTAAAAGAAATTGAGTCTGCAGGTGGTGCGGAGGTGGAGATTGCGCGTTGTGCAGAATTGGCTAAGTATTTTCGTGATAAGCTTGTTAAGAATAATCTTCCACTCTTTTGA
- the aepX gene encoding phosphoenolpyruvate mutase, whose amino-acid sequence MAKTVYLGMIGDIMHPGYINIINKATEYGDVIIGLFTDKAIANHRRLPYLTWEQRKNVVESIRNVSRVVPQDDWSYVSNLLKYKPDYIIHGDDWQVGPDKYIRDEVFKVMEKLGGEVIEIPYTQNISASGIKQEIDALGVTPQMRLSSLRRLIAAKPIVRILESHNGLTGLIAEHTKVEVNGQEREFDGMWASSLTDSTSKGKPDIEAVDLTTRLHDLNDTLEVTTKPVIFDGDTGGKIEHFGFTVRTLERLGISCVIIEDKVGLKQNSLFGTDAVQTQDTIEGFQAKIRAGKEAQITRDFMIVSRCESLIAGKTVDDALERCHAYVEAGTDGIMIHSKEKSGEDIKEFCLRFREKNAHTPIIVVPTTYNQFTEEELAEWGINVVIYANHMLRSAYPAMVKCAETILYTSRSLEASEQYCMPIKQILNLIPGTKKK is encoded by the coding sequence ATGGCAAAGACAGTTTATCTTGGTATGATAGGTGATATCATGCATCCGGGTTACATTAACATCATTAACAAAGCTACTGAGTATGGCGATGTGATAATCGGTTTGTTCACTGATAAGGCGATTGCTAACCACCGTAGACTTCCTTATCTCACTTGGGAGCAAAGAAAGAACGTTGTTGAGAGCATCAGGAACGTATCAAGGGTGGTCCCTCAGGATGATTGGAGCTATGTCTCTAATCTCCTTAAGTACAAGCCTGATTACATCATTCATGGTGATGATTGGCAGGTGGGTCCTGACAAGTATATCCGTGATGAGGTATTCAAAGTAATGGAAAAGTTGGGTGGTGAGGTTATCGAGATTCCTTACACCCAAAACATCTCTGCTTCTGGTATCAAACAAGAGATTGATGCTCTTGGTGTAACTCCTCAGATGCGTCTTTCTTCTCTCCGTCGCCTTATTGCAGCTAAACCGATTGTACGTATTCTTGAAAGTCACAATGGTCTTACTGGCCTCATAGCAGAACATACTAAGGTAGAGGTGAATGGTCAGGAGCGTGAATTCGATGGCATGTGGGCTTCCTCCCTTACCGACTCTACCTCTAAGGGTAAGCCTGATATTGAGGCTGTCGATTTGACTACCCGTCTCCATGACCTCAATGATACCCTTGAAGTAACCACAAAACCTGTTATCTTCGATGGCGATACTGGTGGCAAGATTGAACACTTCGGTTTTACCGTTCGCACCCTTGAGCGCTTGGGAATCTCTTGCGTTATAATTGAAGATAAGGTAGGTTTAAAACAGAATTCACTTTTTGGTACTGATGCTGTACAGACTCAGGATACAATCGAAGGTTTTCAGGCTAAAATTCGTGCAGGTAAGGAAGCGCAAATTACTCGTGACTTCATGATTGTCAGCCGTTGTGAGTCTCTCATTGCTGGTAAGACTGTAGATGATGCTTTGGAGCGTTGTCATGCTTACGTAGAGGCAGGTACTGACGGTATAATGATCCACTCCAAAGAGAAGTCTGGAGAGGACATCAAGGAGTTTTGCTTGCGCTTTCGCGAGAAGAATGCTCATACTCCTATCATCGTTGTGCCTACTACTTATAACCAGTTCACAGAAGAGGAACTTGCTGAATGGGGTATTAATGTAGTGATTTATGCTAATCACATGCTTCGTTCTGCTTATCCTGCAATGGTTAAATGTGCAGAAACCATCCTCTATACTAGCCGTTCGCTTGAAGCATCTGAGCAGTACTGTATGCCTATCAAACAGATTCTTAATCTTATTCCAGGCACAAAGAAGAAGTAA
- the aepY gene encoding phosphonopyruvate decarboxylase, which translates to MVRPEFFVNILKEQGIDFYAGVPDSLLKNICAYITDHLPAEQNIIAANEGGAMGIAVGYHLATGKVPVVYMQNSGEGNIINPFASLTDKDVYNIPVLLVIGWRGRPGVHDEPQHVKQGKVTIGLLNTMGINYAILPKDEEGAAKQIKIAVDFMKATNECYALVIEKDTFDTYKLQSVEVNELAMSREETIQKVASNIEDNACIVSTTGMISRELFEARTAWSQGHERDFLTVGAMGHASQIALGIALQKPERRVYCFDGDGASIMHMGNMAITASMKCKNYVHIVFNNGAHDSVGGQPTVGLKIDFCAIAQAVGYKAAYSVETMEALEAKLAEFKNAEGPVFLQICVKKGNRKDLGRPTTTPIQNKEAFMEFLNK; encoded by the coding sequence ATGGTAAGACCCGAATTTTTTGTAAATATACTCAAGGAACAAGGTATAGACTTTTATGCTGGTGTTCCTGATTCGTTGCTCAAGAACATTTGTGCATATATTACCGACCACCTTCCTGCTGAGCAGAATATTATTGCTGCTAACGAAGGAGGGGCCATGGGTATTGCTGTAGGTTATCATTTGGCAACAGGTAAGGTGCCTGTAGTTTATATGCAGAACTCTGGTGAAGGCAATATCATTAATCCGTTTGCCTCTCTTACCGACAAGGACGTTTATAACATTCCTGTGCTCCTCGTTATCGGTTGGAGAGGGCGCCCTGGAGTTCACGATGAACCTCAGCATGTGAAGCAAGGTAAGGTGACAATCGGTTTGCTTAATACCATGGGTATCAACTATGCTATTCTGCCAAAGGATGAAGAGGGAGCTGCAAAGCAGATAAAAATAGCTGTCGACTTCATGAAGGCAACCAACGAGTGCTATGCCCTTGTGATAGAGAAGGATACTTTCGATACCTATAAGCTTCAGAGCGTTGAGGTAAACGAACTGGCAATGTCTCGCGAAGAGACGATTCAGAAGGTGGCTTCAAACATTGAAGATAATGCTTGTATCGTATCAACTACTGGTATGATTTCTCGCGAGCTCTTTGAGGCACGTACTGCTTGGAGCCAAGGTCATGAACGTGATTTCCTTACTGTAGGGGCGATGGGCCATGCTTCCCAGATAGCTCTCGGCATAGCTCTCCAAAAGCCTGAGCGTCGAGTATATTGTTTTGATGGTGATGGAGCCAGCATCATGCACATGGGTAATATGGCTATTACAGCCAGCATGAAATGCAAGAATTATGTGCACATTGTGTTCAACAATGGCGCACACGATTCTGTTGGTGGTCAGCCTACTGTTGGTCTCAAGATTGATTTTTGTGCAATTGCTCAAGCTGTAGGCTACAAGGCTGCTTATAGTGTAGAAACTATGGAGGCACTTGAAGCAAAACTTGCAGAATTCAAGAACGCAGAAGGTCCTGTTTTCCTTCAGATTTGCGTAAAAAAGGGAAACCGCAAGGACCTTGGCCGTCCAACTACAACTCCTATTCAGAACAAAGAGGCTTTTATGGAATTTCTTAACAAGTAA